A genome region from Bacillaceae bacterium IKA-2 includes the following:
- a CDS encoding IscS subfamily cysteine desulfurase, with protein MIYLDHCATTPMSERALETFTKAATFFYGNPNSLHDEGSKAKHILEKSRKEIAKCINGEETGIFFTGGGSDSNNLALKSLLKGKQGHIITTSIEHFSVINTFLQLEEEGFEVTFLDVEETGIVTIPTLKAAIQTNTLLVSIGHANSDIGTIQNLKELGVFLKQENIMFHSDCVQSFAKITLDVKAMNLDSVSLSSHKVYGPKGVGAVYISPSVSWKPIIPNTSHENGFRAGTVNVPAIASFAEAVIETSLNMDAEQLRLKELSNLLLIRLKEYQIPYSLVGHPKERLSHHLALRIHGIEGQYIMLQLNQKNIAISTGTACKVGEQSASKTMLQLGFEKQAATELIRISMGKQTIAAAIEETAAALKEIWEQFN; from the coding sequence ATGATTTATTTAGATCATTGTGCAACTACTCCTATGTCCGAACGTGCTTTAGAAACTTTTACAAAAGCAGCGACTTTCTTCTATGGGAATCCTAATAGTCTTCATGACGAGGGGAGTAAAGCAAAACATATCTTAGAAAAGTCTCGAAAAGAAATTGCTAAATGTATAAATGGTGAAGAAACGGGTATTTTTTTTACAGGTGGTGGTTCTGACTCTAATAACTTAGCTCTCAAATCTTTATTAAAAGGAAAACAGGGACATATTATTACAACGAGTATTGAACACTTTTCAGTGATAAATACATTTTTGCAGTTAGAAGAGGAAGGTTTTGAAGTAACGTTTTTAGACGTTGAGGAAACGGGTATTGTTACTATTCCAACATTAAAAGCAGCAATTCAGACTAATACACTGCTCGTTTCTATTGGGCACGCCAATTCAGACATCGGAACAATTCAAAACCTAAAAGAGCTTGGCGTTTTTTTAAAACAAGAGAATATTATGTTTCATAGCGATTGTGTCCAGTCTTTTGCGAAAATAACTTTGGATGTGAAAGCGATGAATCTTGATAGCGTCTCTTTATCTAGCCACAAAGTTTACGGCCCAAAGGGAGTTGGTGCGGTCTATATTTCTCCTTCAGTTTCTTGGAAGCCTATTATTCCAAATACATCCCATGAAAACGGCTTTAGAGCAGGAACTGTAAATGTCCCCGCTATTGCAAGCTTTGCTGAAGCTGTTATCGAAACAAGTTTGAATATGGATGCTGAGCAACTACGCTTAAAAGAACTAAGTAATTTATTGTTAATTCGCTTAAAAGAATATCAAATTCCATATAGTCTTGTCGGTCACCCAAAAGAGCGCCTAAGCCACCATTTAGCTTTACGGATTCATGGCATTGAAGGTCAATATATTATGTTACAGCTAAATCAAAAAAATATTGCCATTTCAACAGGTACGGCTTGTAAAGTCGGTGAACAAAGCGCATCTAAAACAATGCTTCAATTAGGCTTTGAAAAACAAGCTGCCACGGAGTTAATTAGAATTTCGATGGGGAAACAAACAATTGCAGCAGCAATCGAAGAAACTGCTGCTGCGCTTAAAGAAATTTGGGAACAGTTCAATTAA
- the obgE gene encoding GTPase ObgE, whose translation MFVDKVTIYVKGGDGGNGMVAFRREKYIPNGGPAGGDGGDGSDVVFEVDEGLRTLMDFRYQHHFKAERGEHGRPKSQHGKNASDFVVKVPPGTMVIDEDTKTTVADLTLHGQRAVIAKGGRGGRGNNRFATPSNPAPEIAENGEPGQDRNVTLELKLLADVGLVGFPSVGKSTLLSVVSSAKPKIAEYHFTTIKPNLGIVEVEEGRSFAMADLPGLIEGAHLGVGLGHQFLRHIERTKVIVHVIDMSGLEGRDPYDDYIKINQELKEYNLRLTERPQVIVANKMDMPDSLENLIQFKENLGDDQTPVFPISAITKKGLRELILAVADKVDVTAEFPLTEEEVESRIVYRHEKKKAPFAITIDDDGIFVLSGGELEKVFKMTDLSREEAIRRFARQMRGMGVDAALRELGAQDGDIVRILKFEFEFIE comes from the coding sequence ATGTTTGTAGATAAGGTTACGATATATGTAAAAGGTGGAGACGGCGGAAATGGTATGGTTGCGTTTCGTCGCGAAAAATACATTCCGAACGGCGGGCCAGCAGGCGGCGATGGTGGGGATGGTTCTGATGTAGTTTTTGAAGTAGATGAAGGATTGCGCACGTTAATGGATTTTCGCTATCAGCACCATTTTAAAGCTGAACGTGGAGAACATGGTAGACCAAAAAGTCAGCATGGTAAAAATGCTAGTGACTTTGTAGTGAAAGTTCCACCAGGGACAATGGTCATTGATGAAGATACAAAAACAACGGTAGCAGATCTTACTTTGCACGGACAAAGAGCGGTAATAGCCAAAGGTGGTCGTGGCGGTAGGGGTAATAATCGTTTTGCAACACCTTCGAATCCTGCCCCTGAAATTGCTGAAAATGGAGAACCAGGTCAAGATAGAAATGTAACTCTTGAACTTAAGCTTTTAGCTGACGTCGGTTTAGTTGGTTTCCCGAGCGTTGGAAAGTCGACGCTCCTTTCAGTTGTATCTTCTGCAAAACCAAAAATTGCTGAATATCATTTTACAACAATTAAACCGAATTTAGGAATTGTTGAGGTTGAAGAAGGACGCAGTTTTGCTATGGCGGATTTACCAGGATTAATTGAGGGAGCACATTTAGGTGTTGGTTTAGGTCACCAATTTTTACGGCATATTGAACGGACAAAAGTTATTGTTCACGTCATTGATATGTCTGGATTAGAAGGCCGTGATCCTTATGACGATTACATTAAAATTAATCAAGAGCTAAAAGAATATAATTTACGACTGACAGAGCGTCCACAAGTAATTGTTGCCAATAAAATGGATATGCCTGATTCTCTAGAAAACTTAATTCAATTTAAAGAAAATCTCGGAGATGACCAGACACCAGTCTTCCCTATTTCAGCTATTACTAAAAAGGGTTTACGTGAATTAATACTTGCCGTTGCAGATAAAGTTGATGTAACTGCAGAATTTCCACTTACCGAGGAAGAAGTAGAAAGTAGAATTGTTTATCGTCATGAAAAGAAAAAAGCACCGTTTGCGATTACAATAGATGACGATGGAATCTTTGTACTCTCCGGTGGCGAGCTTGAAAAAGTATTTAAAATGACTGATCTTTCAAGAGAAGAAGCTATTCGCCGTTTTGCCCGTCAAATGCGTGGGATGGGTGTTGACGCTGCACTTCGTGAGCTTGGTGCACAAGATGGTGACATTGTCAGAATCTTAAAGTTTGAATTTGAATTTATTGAATAA
- a CDS encoding ACT domain-containing protein translates to MAIKSSDEFYLVRADILPDVMLRAVEAKILLNSGKCKTINEATQTVNISRSAFYKYKDSVLPFHTMVKEKIMTLSIHLEDRSGTLSNLLTVVAQAGSNVLTINQTIPLLGRATITLSIETASMTIGIDKLVKQMEQLDAVDKVELIGSGA, encoded by the coding sequence ATGGCGATCAAGAGTAGTGATGAATTTTATTTAGTACGAGCAGATATTTTACCAGATGTGATGCTCAGAGCTGTCGAAGCGAAAATTTTGTTAAATAGTGGAAAGTGTAAAACGATTAATGAAGCGACTCAAACAGTAAATATAAGTAGAAGTGCTTTTTATAAATACAAAGATAGTGTCTTACCTTTTCATACTATGGTGAAGGAAAAGATTATGACGCTTTCAATTCATCTAGAAGACCGTTCGGGTACGTTATCAAATCTACTAACGGTAGTTGCTCAAGCAGGCTCAAATGTTTTAACAATTAACCAAACGATTCCATTACTTGGGCGAGCAACGATTACATTATCAATTGAAACGGCTTCAATGACAATAGGGATTGATAAACTAGTAAAGCAGATGGAACAGTTAGATGCAGTTGATAAAGTAGAATTAATAGGATCAGGAGCATGA
- the nadC gene encoding carboxylating nicotinate-nucleotide diphosphorylase has translation MNKLKLKAMLGAFFEEDLGNGDLTSESIFSEKDYGNGVFIAKADGVFCGADIIKQGFKTLNERVTVDLNVVDGTKLKKGEIIATVEGPIIDLLTGERVILNLIQRMSGIATITKQAVEKTAGVDTKICDTRKTTPGLRMLDKYAVTCGGGFNHRFGLYDAVMIKDNHIAAAGGIKEAVNKVKGKLGHTVKIEVETENMEDVIAAVLASADIIMFDNRTPEEIVELKKLVPKNIITEASGGITLENLSDYAKTEVDYISLGFLTHSAQALDISFSVEV, from the coding sequence ATGAATAAACTTAAGTTAAAGGCAATGTTAGGAGCATTTTTTGAAGAAGACCTTGGAAATGGCGATTTAACTAGCGAATCAATTTTTTCGGAAAAAGACTATGGGAATGGCGTTTTCATAGCTAAAGCAGATGGCGTATTTTGTGGAGCAGACATTATAAAACAAGGTTTTAAAACGCTAAACGAGCGGGTTACAGTGGATCTTAATGTAGTAGATGGAACAAAATTGAAAAAAGGAGAAATCATTGCCACTGTTGAAGGACCGATTATTGATTTATTGACAGGCGAGCGAGTGATTTTAAACTTAATTCAACGTATGAGTGGTATTGCTACCATAACAAAACAAGCAGTTGAGAAAACTGCTGGTGTAGATACAAAAATTTGCGATACGCGGAAAACAACTCCTGGCCTTAGAATGTTAGATAAATATGCAGTTACTTGTGGAGGGGGTTTTAATCATCGTTTCGGACTTTATGATGCGGTGATGATAAAGGATAATCATATTGCTGCTGCCGGTGGGATTAAAGAAGCTGTCAACAAGGTAAAGGGGAAATTAGGTCATACGGTTAAGATTGAAGTAGAAACAGAAAATATGGAAGATGTTATTGCGGCTGTTTTGGCTAGCGCTGACATTATTATGTTTGATAACCGCACACCTGAAGAAATAGTTGAGTTAAAAAAACTTGTACCAAAAAATATAATTACTGAAGCTTCTGGTGGGATAACTTTGGAAAATTTAAGCGACTATGCAAAAACAGAAGTTGATTATATTTCTTTAGGTTTCCTTACTCACTCTGCTCAAGCACTTGATATAAGTTTTAGTGTAGAAGTATAA
- a CDS encoding ABC transporter permease produces MTIILRRLVFFTALIVIWESIYRLNLSFEFLRSVRFFPSPSGAIEQLYKGFFETGILSSALLTSIQRIGIGYVLALIIGLALGILLAQSKLADETIGSLVIALQSIPSIVWLPIALMVFGQGNTAIIFIIVLGGTWAMTMNMRMGIKNVPPLLIRAGRTMGYKGAELVWKVMLPASIPSALTGARLAWAFGWRALMAGELLGRGGLGRTLLDARDMFNMDLVIAIMVIISTIGLIVEYLLFAPIEKKVMTRWGLSR; encoded by the coding sequence ATGACTATAATACTAAGAAGGCTAGTCTTCTTTACGGCTCTAATCGTAATCTGGGAGAGCATATATAGATTAAATTTAAGTTTTGAATTTCTTCGCAGTGTTCGATTTTTCCCATCTCCAAGTGGAGCTATTGAACAATTATATAAAGGTTTTTTTGAAACAGGTATTTTAAGTAGCGCTTTATTAACTAGTATCCAGAGAATTGGGATTGGATATGTGTTAGCTCTTATAATTGGCTTAGCACTCGGAATTTTATTAGCTCAATCTAAGCTCGCAGATGAAACAATTGGTTCGTTAGTTATTGCATTGCAATCAATCCCTAGTATTGTTTGGCTGCCAATTGCACTGATGGTTTTTGGCCAAGGAAATACGGCGATTATTTTCATTATTGTTCTTGGTGGTACATGGGCGATGACCATGAATATGCGTATGGGAATTAAAAATGTACCTCCTCTATTAATTAGGGCAGGGCGAACGATGGGTTACAAAGGTGCAGAACTCGTCTGGAAAGTCATGCTTCCAGCATCAATCCCCTCTGCATTAACGGGAGCAAGGCTTGCCTGGGCATTTGGTTGGCGCGCATTAATGGCCGGGGAACTTTTAGGTCGAGGCGGTTTAGGGCGTACACTCCTAGATGCGAGAGACATGTTTAATATGGACTTAGTTATTGCCATTATGGTTATTATTTCCACAATTGGTTTAATCGTTGAATACTTACTCTTTGCCCCAATTGAAAAAAAAGTAATGACGCGTTGGGGCCTGTCTAGATAA
- the nadB gene encoding L-aspartate oxidase codes for MEVKKTDVVIIGSGLAGLMTADYLCDSKNVLLVTKSEINQSNSWLAQGGIAAAVTKEDHWQDHYHDTIVAGSFHNRKETTEILVKEGASLVSRLIDIGVSFDKTADNELSLGMEGAHRRRRILHAGGDATGKALVGAVLTKVLPKIEVIEKQMAFDFFVDNGICRGIYTKDEKENICFIEAEHVILATGGVGQLYSVTSNCKEATGDGIAMAYRAGAAIADMEFIQFHPTMLNTGDKSCGLISEAVRGEGGKLVTEDGAFLMKGKHQLEDLAPRDVVAREIFYEKLKNKNIFLNISKVNNFQERFPSIYKMCQLNPGIIETGLIPVQPGAHFIMGGIKVDDDGQTTIKNLYAVGECAYTGVHGANRLASNSLLEAVVFAERLSKLILNKKDINNTEKQKMSLPVVNYEQVILPTIEEIQAVMDQYVGIFRNALGLQKAVNWFQQFESISIRRSHLHLTSKQKAIINMITVGLLITKASLNRNESRGGHYRSDYPAINEGKWFGYRNVFLQGNLYREKFLIDEIVVAKVRKELSIT; via the coding sequence ATGGAAGTCAAAAAAACAGACGTTGTCATTATTGGAAGTGGCCTAGCTGGTTTAATGACTGCGGATTATCTTTGTGACAGTAAGAATGTGCTTCTTGTCACAAAGTCTGAAATCAATCAAAGTAATTCTTGGCTAGCTCAAGGTGGCATTGCTGCTGCTGTGACGAAAGAAGATCATTGGCAGGACCATTATCACGATACAATTGTTGCTGGTAGTTTTCATAATAGAAAAGAGACAACAGAAATCCTAGTTAAAGAAGGAGCTTCACTTGTCAGTAGACTTATTGATATAGGAGTGTCCTTTGATAAAACGGCTGATAATGAGCTTTCCTTAGGAATGGAAGGAGCTCATCGACGCCGCAGAATTCTTCATGCTGGTGGAGATGCAACTGGGAAAGCGTTAGTAGGAGCAGTCCTAACTAAAGTGCTCCCGAAAATAGAAGTTATTGAGAAACAAATGGCTTTTGATTTTTTTGTTGATAACGGTATTTGTCGTGGTATTTATACAAAGGATGAAAAAGAAAATATTTGTTTCATCGAAGCCGAACATGTGATTTTAGCTACCGGTGGAGTCGGTCAGCTATATTCTGTAACATCTAATTGTAAAGAAGCAACAGGAGACGGTATTGCAATGGCATACAGAGCGGGAGCGGCAATTGCTGATATGGAATTTATCCAATTTCATCCAACGATGCTAAACACCGGTGACAAGAGCTGTGGTTTAATTTCAGAAGCAGTTCGTGGCGAAGGAGGAAAACTTGTAACAGAGGATGGCGCTTTTCTCATGAAAGGAAAACATCAGCTTGAAGATTTAGCTCCTCGTGATGTTGTAGCTAGAGAAATTTTTTATGAAAAACTTAAAAATAAAAATATATTTTTAAATATATCTAAAGTAAATAATTTTCAAGAGAGATTTCCATCGATTTATAAAATGTGTCAACTAAACCCTGGAATAATAGAAACTGGCCTGATCCCTGTTCAACCAGGAGCCCATTTTATCATGGGTGGTATAAAAGTTGATGACGACGGACAAACGACTATTAAAAATTTATATGCAGTTGGTGAATGTGCATATACTGGGGTTCATGGTGCTAATCGCTTAGCAAGTAATTCTTTATTGGAGGCTGTCGTATTTGCGGAGCGGTTGTCAAAATTAATTTTAAATAAAAAAGATATAAACAATACTGAAAAACAAAAAATGTCATTACCGGTAGTTAATTATGAACAAGTCATTCTGCCAACTATTGAAGAAATTCAAGCAGTTATGGACCAGTATGTAGGGATTTTTCGAAATGCCTTGGGGTTACAAAAAGCAGTGAATTGGTTTCAACAATTCGAAAGTATTTCAATAAGAAGAAGCCACTTACATCTCACATCGAAACAAAAAGCGATCATTAATATGATTACAGTAGGATTATTAATTACCAAGGCAAGTCTTAATAGAAATGAAAGTCGTGGCGGCCACTATCGTTCTGACTACCCGGCCATAAATGAAGGGAAATGGTTCGGATATCGCAACGTTTTTTTGCAGGGTAATTTATATCGCGAAAAGTTTCTTATAGACGAAATAGTTGTCGCGAAAGTTAGAAAGGAGCTGTCTATTACATGA
- a CDS encoding transcription repressor NadR has translation MEQQIKKVLGEERRELILHTLMGTEQPITGTFLATKTNVSRQVIVQDISILKARTHPILATSQGYLFLREQMKSEAISKVIACKHLPEDTEKELNIIVDFGGVVKDVVVEHPVYGDITALLMIRNRRDVNEFMTKMASTKAALLSQLTSGVHLHTIEARTGQQLDEICNALKEANFLLTNED, from the coding sequence ATGGAACAGCAAATTAAAAAGGTTTTGGGCGAAGAACGTCGCGAACTAATTTTACACACTTTGATGGGAACTGAGCAACCAATTACAGGAACCTTTTTAGCGACGAAAACAAATGTAAGTAGACAAGTGATTGTTCAAGACATCTCTATCTTAAAAGCTAGAACCCATCCAATTTTAGCTACATCTCAAGGCTATCTGTTCCTCAGAGAACAGATGAAATCCGAAGCGATCTCCAAAGTTATCGCCTGTAAACATCTCCCTGAGGACACAGAAAAAGAATTGAACATCATTGTTGATTTCGGTGGTGTGGTTAAGGATGTCGTCGTCGAGCATCCTGTATACGGTGATATAACGGCTTTATTAATGATCAGAAATCGCCGCGATGTAAATGAGTTTATGACAAAAATGGCTTCAACTAAAGCAGCGCTTTTATCACAATTAACATCTGGTGTACACCTTCATACGATCGAAGCAAGAACAGGTCAACAGCTTGATGAAATTTGTAATGCTTTAAAAGAAGCAAATTTTTTATTAACCAATGAAGACTAG
- a CDS encoding ABC transporter ATP-binding protein, which translates to MNHVTIKHVEKTFVNKEEKTTFTVFNDINLTIKKGEFLSLLGPSGCGKSTLLNIIAGLDSATNGVVQIGSKAINGPGSDRGVVFQEAALMPWLTVFENVIFGLKKKMKKDQAEKKALEYLKLVHLSKFIRSYPHELSGGMKQRVAIARALAMDPEILLMDEPFGALDEQTRSMLHKEVQFIWEQTGKTIIFVTHNIRESIILSDRIIMMGTRPGGIIGEFPVQLSRPRKPTSAEFIKLEEAIMNQLAGEIEKVMKEEMGDDYNTKKASLLYGSNRNLGEHI; encoded by the coding sequence ATGAATCACGTTACAATTAAACACGTGGAAAAGACGTTTGTTAATAAGGAAGAAAAAACAACATTTACAGTTTTTAATGACATTAATTTAACTATTAAAAAAGGTGAATTCCTTTCCCTACTTGGTCCTTCAGGGTGCGGTAAGTCAACTTTATTAAATATTATTGCTGGACTTGATAGTGCTACTAACGGGGTTGTTCAAATTGGGTCAAAAGCTATTAATGGACCTGGATCTGATCGCGGCGTGGTATTTCAAGAAGCGGCGTTAATGCCTTGGTTAACTGTTTTTGAAAATGTTATCTTCGGCCTCAAGAAAAAAATGAAAAAAGATCAAGCAGAAAAAAAGGCCCTAGAATATTTAAAACTTGTCCACTTGAGCAAATTCATTCGTTCATATCCCCATGAATTATCTGGAGGTATGAAGCAACGTGTGGCAATCGCTAGAGCACTTGCAATGGATCCAGAAATTTTATTAATGGATGAACCATTTGGTGCGTTAGATGAACAAACTCGTTCCATGCTTCATAAAGAAGTGCAATTTATTTGGGAACAAACAGGTAAGACGATTATCTTTGTTACTCATAATATTCGTGAGTCTATCATTCTCTCAGATCGAATTATCATGATGGGTACTAGGCCTGGTGGGATTATTGGTGAATTTCCAGTACAACTTTCAAGACCTCGAAAACCTACTTCAGCAGAATTCATTAAACTTGAAGAAGCCATTATGAACCAACTTGCTGGGGAGATTGAAAAAGTTATGAAGGAGGAGATGGGTGATGACTATAATACTAAGAAGGCTAGTCTTCTTTACGGCTCTAATCGTAATCTGGGAGAGCATATATAG
- a CDS encoding Spo0B C-terminal domain-containing protein, translated as MKKDLDILQILGHSRHDWLNFVQLIKGNLDLKKYDRLEAIIQEIIQQTQNESKLSNLQIPQFASELLLFNWENSYNFQIKFEVVGATQNLAQFEGSLIKWLDDFSFALNESCQQFGDNQLMIIIELIDEKCPQITFDFHGNLIDVTKIKIFLENKNNWNEQLKKVESYISEDGFYFTFKLT; from the coding sequence ATGAAAAAAGATTTGGACATTCTACAAATACTTGGACACTCGCGGCATGATTGGCTTAATTTTGTTCAATTAATTAAAGGCAATCTCGATTTAAAGAAATATGATCGCTTAGAGGCGATTATCCAAGAAATTATCCAGCAAACTCAAAATGAAAGTAAGCTTTCAAATTTACAGATTCCTCAATTTGCGAGTGAACTTTTATTATTTAATTGGGAAAATAGTTACAATTTTCAAATTAAATTCGAAGTAGTTGGCGCCACGCAGAACCTTGCCCAATTTGAGGGAAGCCTGATTAAGTGGCTAGATGACTTTTCATTTGCTCTTAACGAGAGCTGTCAACAATTTGGAGATAATCAGCTAATGATAATAATTGAACTCATTGATGAAAAATGTCCGCAGATTACATTTGATTTTCATGGCAACTTAATTGATGTGACGAAAATAAAAATATTTCTAGAAAATAAAAATAATTGGAATGAACAATTGAAAAAAGTAGAATCTTATATAAGTGAAGATGGATTTTATTTTACATTTAAATTAACGTAA
- the pheA gene encoding prephenate dehydratase, with product MNKIAYLGPKGTFTEMAAKAVFPNEELVPFPSIPDCMDGVSKGNADFTVVPIENAIEGSVNLTLDYLIHNEKLMINGEIIVPIEQQLLIHPNHLSDWTKIEKVYSHPQAIAQSHQFLRSFLPDAQFEYMNSTGSAADYVSKHPNERIAAIGNQLAAKTYNLVVAQNNIHDYENNHTRFVILKNKGKHVPQSSPFYIGDKTTLMVTLPADYPGALHHVLSAFAWRKLNLSKIESRPMKTGLGNYFFVIDVAMKIDEVLIPGVIAELEALKCRVKLLGSYPCFSLLKKTEEQKVE from the coding sequence ATGAATAAAATTGCTTATTTAGGACCAAAAGGAACGTTTACTGAAATGGCTGCTAAAGCTGTATTCCCAAATGAGGAGCTCGTACCTTTTCCGTCAATTCCAGATTGTATGGATGGAGTTTCCAAAGGCAATGCAGATTTCACAGTTGTACCGATTGAAAATGCCATTGAAGGGTCGGTAAATTTGACGCTAGATTATCTAATACATAATGAAAAGCTAATGATTAATGGAGAAATTATTGTTCCTATTGAACAGCAGCTTTTGATTCATCCTAATCACCTTAGTGATTGGACCAAAATTGAGAAAGTCTATTCACATCCACAGGCCATTGCTCAATCTCATCAATTTTTACGTTCTTTTTTACCAGATGCGCAGTTTGAATATATGAATTCTACTGGTTCAGCTGCAGATTATGTTTCAAAGCATCCAAATGAACGGATCGCAGCAATAGGTAATCAACTAGCAGCAAAAACCTACAATTTAGTTGTTGCCCAAAATAATATTCATGATTACGAAAATAATCATACCCGTTTTGTAATTTTAAAAAATAAGGGGAAGCATGTGCCACAATCCTCACCTTTTTATATTGGCGATAAAACGACATTAATGGTTACACTACCTGCTGATTATCCAGGTGCATTGCATCATGTTCTATCTGCTTTTGCTTGGCGAAAGCTAAACTTATCAAAAATAGAATCACGACCGATGAAAACAGGTCTTGGGAATTATTTTTTTGTCATTGACGTCGCTATGAAAATCGATGAGGTCTTAATTCCTGGTGTAATTGCGGAACTAGAAGCCTTGAAGTGCCGAGTTAAACTTTTAGGAAGCTATCCATGCTTCTCGCTTTTAAAAAAGACAGAAGAACAAAAAGTTGAATAG
- a CDS encoding aliphatic sulfonate ABC transporter substrate-binding protein codes for MKRLFLVVGFLLMVGVLAACGSSKSDSVTIGYFPNLDHAAGIIAKEKGFFEEELKETEVDYFNFPNGNEFIDALNSGSIELGYVGPGPAINYFLAGGDIVVLGAAANGATLIVAREDSGIETLADFAGKSFCTPGNGCTHNVQLEIMLKDIGLTTSRSGGEVDHQPGVNPASMMMLFEQGEIDAAAAPEPWGTYLVEEFGAKVITEWNDVFLGETLASVVVVTTSKFLKENPEQVDQFLRAHKRAVEYTHENKDDTLVTINDLLYNLSQTRLPESVLENAWERMVVTTETHTEALQAWANASYDLNFIDNEPNLDGFVDTSRLDKILAEN; via the coding sequence GTGAAAAGATTATTTTTAGTAGTAGGATTTTTGTTAATGGTGGGGGTTTTAGCTGCATGTGGTTCATCTAAATCTGACTCAGTCACAATTGGTTATTTTCCAAACTTAGACCATGCAGCCGGAATTATTGCAAAGGAGAAAGGCTTTTTTGAAGAAGAGCTAAAAGAAACAGAAGTTGATTATTTTAACTTCCCAAATGGAAATGAATTTATTGATGCCCTAAACAGTGGTTCGATAGAGCTTGGTTATGTAGGACCAGGACCGGCGATTAATTACTTTTTGGCTGGTGGTGACATTGTAGTTTTGGGTGCAGCGGCTAACGGTGCTACGTTAATTGTTGCAAGAGAAGATTCAGGTATTGAAACATTAGCGGATTTTGCTGGCAAATCATTTTGCACACCTGGTAATGGTTGTACGCATAACGTCCAATTAGAGATCATGCTTAAAGATATCGGATTAACAACATCAAGAAGTGGTGGTGAAGTTGACCATCAACCTGGTGTCAATCCAGCTAGTATGATGATGTTGTTTGAACAAGGTGAAATTGATGCTGCCGCGGCTCCAGAGCCTTGGGGAACTTATTTAGTTGAAGAATTTGGTGCAAAAGTAATTACCGAGTGGAATGATGTATTCCTAGGCGAAACCTTAGCTAGTGTTGTCGTTGTAACAACATCTAAGTTTTTAAAAGAAAATCCAGAACAAGTTGATCAATTCTTGCGTGCTCACAAACGTGCTGTTGAATACACACATGAAAATAAGGACGATACACTCGTCACAATCAATGATTTACTTTATAACTTATCACAAACAAGACTTCCAGAATCTGTGTTAGAAAACGCCTGGGAAAGAATGGTTGTAACAACTGAAACCCATACTGAAGCTCTGCAAGCTTGGGCAAACGCTTCTTATGATTTAAACTTTATCGATAATGAGCCAAACCTAGATGGCTTCGTTGACACATCAAGATTAGATAAAATTTTAGCTGAAAACTAG